Within the Oncorhynchus clarkii lewisi isolate Uvic-CL-2024 chromosome 2, UVic_Ocla_1.0, whole genome shotgun sequence genome, the region AAAACTAGCGGACCAATGGAGACTCATTGTTTACACCCTTCACGGAAAATAATGCCAAAACTCGCAATCGAAAAGACTGGCAGTGAAAGCAAAGAAACAGACATCGAAAGCAAAGATACGAGTAGCGCAACCAAAAGGTAGTTAATGCAGGCAAGAGCGTAggcaaaatgtattcaattgcaTTGGTTGCTGGGAAAGTTTAACCGGAAATTATTTTTGCATTCgttttcatatatatattttttatcatttCTCGTAGAGTTTTGCTCTCAACTTGTAAGCAAGTAATTTTAAAGCGAGAGCAAAACTCTATAACAAATTATTTGGGTTTTGCTTTTGATGTCTTTGTttacaattctatacattttgctttCAATTGTTTGGTTTTTCATTTCAACATCCATTATTTCACCCGTCCTCgaaaatataatgtttacattctcAACTGAATTTTTCAGAAAAAGactgcagtcagagtgcagtactGCGTCCAAAACAACAGCTGTATTTTTACTGCAGAAATGTAGCAGTGTAATTGCAGTTAGAGTGCTGTATAACTACAGTTCAGTTATTCTgcatccaaaataccacagtgaACTGCACTTTCTGCACTTTCAAAACCGCAGTAATTTTTTGTAAGggggagcagttgttgggggttaattaacggcagaacagcagatttttccaccttgccggctcgAGGATTCGAACCAACAACCTTTTGGGTACTGGACCAACCCGCTTAACAGCTAGACTACCTTGATTTTTCAAACAATGACCTGTATAATGATTCTTATTTGAATAGGTCAGTGTTGCCCCTGGATAATGcattattctttttttatttttttaaatgtacaccctttttctccccaattttgtgatatccaattgcgatccaaTTACGATTTTGTCTCATCGCTGTAACTCCCCAACAGGCCCGGGAGAAGCGAAGGTCTGGTCAtacatcctccgaaacatgacccgccaaaccgcactttttaacacctgcccgcttaacccggaagccacccGCACccatgtgtctgaggaaacactgttcaactgacgaccgaagtcagcctacaactgcccggcccgccacaaggagtctctagagcgtgatgagccaagtaaagccccctggTCAAACCCTCTCccaacccggatgacactggggcaattgtgcgccaccctatgggattcccgttcgaacccgggtctgtagtgatgcctcaagcccCTGGATACTGCTTTTATCAATCCTAACCATCTCAGGTCTATGATTACAAGAGTACACAATAGGCATATTCTTCATCACATCCTTATGGACCTTGGCCACtccagagccatgtatttagaaaatctaaatacatggctctgtgCCACACTATAACCTTAAAGGCAGCATATACTAAGACGGTATACTATACTCTAATTGTTAACACTCACACTTTGTGTCCATCTCACCAGATTACACAGCTTCTCTCAGTTGCACCTGACTGAAGGCATAATTTCAGGTTATGAGGGACAACTACGACACCGTCCTCACATCCAAGAACCAGGTCTGGATCCAAAATGATGCTTTGACTTCAACTCAAGCTGAGCTACAGAAAATGAACAGCTATGTGGCTGTGGTTGAGGACCAACTGGAGAGAGACTACATGTAACTTGTCGCAACCAAGGACCAGTCAGAGAGGCAACACAGAGATCTTGCTGCTTCTCATAACGAATTAGAAAGAGAGTATGAAGGCCTACTGACATCCAACAACTAATTGTAAAAAAAGAAACTACATAGACCTGACAGCATCTAAAAACCAACAGTATCTAAAAACCaactacagagagagataaaagatCTCAGATGAACCAGGGAACGGTCACAGAGACAACACCTGAACATCAGTGCAGCTTAACGtctcgatcacaccgacagcgtcattgcattttggtacaccagaagtacattcatttccaatggaatgCTACTTTTGCCTTCCAgcattgcagaggcagttgcagtgcgttctgtgtggtgcatacgttGGAATTATCAAACTGTATGCCTCGATGGCtcgacagaaatggtagcagaaggtaaATGTTGAATTTTGTTGcaaacatatccagatgatgctgcataACATTTTGCACAAAGACACTGTTGGTGTGATCAAAGCGTTATGACCAGTTGAGGTGAGAGCATGTGAGGGTCGCAGAGACTAAAAACCAACTTCAGTTAGATCTCATAAGTCTCTTTGAAACTGATGCGATTTTGAACAGAGACTTTGTTGTCACGGTGAGGGAAAGGAATTCCCTTCAGAAGATGCCTACAGAGCTGGTCAACTTCCTGCCTGTGGACCGACACTGTCCACTCAGAGACCAGATCACCCAAGGTCAGCAGTGTCTTGATTTATCTGTCCTTCTACATCTATATGCACTATAtactgcgtgtttgtgtgtgtgtgcaatgtgcatgaatatgttattgtgtgtgtttgtgaaatgTGCATGTATATGTTATTGTCTGTGTATGCTTGTTTCTgtatgtttgtgcatgtgtgtgtgcaacgTGCATGAATGTGTTCttatgtgtgagcgtgtgtgtgtgtttgtgtacattcACCTCACACACCTTTTCTTAAGGGCTGAAAGATTTTCTCCTCCAGGTGTTACTTCTTCTCCACTGAGGAGGAGCTGGAGCAGCGGTCGAGTTGACTGTGTTCAACAGGGCGGAGATCTGGTGGTCATTGACAGTCcagaggaacaggtgagagaCATTGTATTGGAGATGCACAGAGGTGGGTTAGATCTATGGTGCAAAGTGGTTGGGCCCCAAGACAATCTTTACTCTTGTAATAATACAGGATATAATACGCATAGATTATGGCCATTGGATGTATAGAAAATCAATGTATCTCTGTGGACTCTCCCAGGTAGAAAGAGCCCAGTGCTGTGAGGGGAGACAGTGTGTGCCTTCACCATCAGAGAGACCAACCCTTCTCGGAGCTGGAGAAGAGACCTGCAGCATCATGTCCGGATGGATCTGTGGGAGCTCAGCGCTCATATAGTCAGCACTGCCATatagacacacgcatgcacagaGCACATTTATATGTAGCCTTAAAATCCTCCATTAAAATAGCATTAATACACGATAGGGCGTGATTTCTTGTGGCAATAGCATAGCGGTGCTGGTCATAGTAAATGGTGAAAACGACATGTACATAAGAGGATATGTATTAGATATTCTGGGGGAAATGATCTGATAGGTCACTATACTGTTTTGAATCTGCAATACTGCCTCATTCGCGTTCGTCATGTATAGAATGAGTAGGCCTCTGACTACAGCATCATCTTCGTCTCCTCGCCAACACGTCCTAAAAATAAGTGCAGTGATTGGTTACTGCTTGTTGTTGTTCTACTGCCAGCTCTGCGTGCGAGACGAGGCGTATTCATTAGTTGAttcagttgcaaaacgttttgtctGTTGGTaaacgttttgcaacgaaaaCTAGAGTTTATATTGGACACATTTAGGCAGGTCCCTCCCCGCTTCGTTCCGTTTCTGTTCCATtttttctgtttgcttccgtttggttccGAGAGTAAACGGTTTCCGTTTTGCAACAGACAAAACGTTTTAGAACCGAAcctgactaatgaatacaccccagctgTGTTGACAACACTGACCATCGTCGAACAACGAAGGTGAGTTTCACAAAATAACATATTATTTAGCTTGTTGCAACGATTAACAATATTATATTGACAATGAATAACCGCATTTCTAGTCTTTACGTGTATTTGAACGTCTTGATTCATCTTTATGGTATAGTCAGCTGTTGTTGTTGCTAGCTAGCGATAATTtcgtagctaacgttagctagctagctacccaaaTGGTTCATCCAGCTGCAACTAATTATTTTGATGTTTCCATCTAGCTTACTATCAAATCGAGATAAATGTAGCAATGTTTGAATGACCATCTCTATTTTTGACCGTTTTCAAGGGCTGTCAATCTAAATGTAAAgtgcagtttttttttcttccagcaGTGGAACGTCTGTTACGTAACGTAATTTGTTGCACTGTCAACACAGTTTGTACTTGCAAGGTATGGTGGCTCGGCGAGATCTCGAGCTCTCCAACGTAGCCACAACGAAAACGAAGTAGCTTTGTGTTCACCGCCAAATCGGTTATTATTAGACAGTTGGTTGCATTTTAAAGCCTGTAACAGTGCATGTCAATATCTCGTGGTCCATTCGCGTTGTGGCTGCTGGCTGGCTTGTTATTTGATAAACTGATAAACCTAGCCAGTCCTGTTGTTTAGTTTGACATTTTGAGTCGTTACTTCATTGCTACCCACATTGTCTAATTAACTTTATTCTTATCACAATGGCCTAGGTGCATTGGGAAAGGATAGCCAGCTAGCTTGTTAACAATGGCAACCATGCGTCGTCCAAGGTACTCTCTCCGAGACTCTCTGTACTGGGACGAGACTGAGTGCCTGACGTACTATGGGATGCTCTCTCTACACGAGATGTTTGAAGTTGTCGGTTCTCAACTGACAGAGACAGACGTTGAGGTGCTGTCGTTCCTCTTGGATGAGACCTATCCGGCTGGAGGGCACCCCTTGGACCCAGCTGGCTGGACCAGCGAGCCCGGTGAGGAAGACCCTGAGGCCAGTAAAGGAGTCTCCCCCAGCCCAGTGCTCCTGGAGGCCTGGCGGCGGTTACAGCCCAAGGTTCCTGCCTTGGCCTGCCCTACCGCTGCCCGCCACAAGCCCAAGAGTGGGCTAGAACTGCTGCTGGAGCTGGAGAGACGTGGGTACCTCAGTGAGGGTAACCTGGAGCCCCTGTTGCAGCTGCTACGAGTCCTGACGCGACACGACCTCCTGCCTTTGGTGTCCCGCAAGAAAAGGAGGACAGGTAAGGGACTGTAACAGAGTGCTGTTCATAACTGGAAGCCAACATGCAGTAATAGAGACAATGTTGTCATAATCACCTGTAGGCCTACTCCTCCCAGCTGTGTgttatctgcctgtctgtctacactCTGCTGTGTCAGTGTCTGACCTTAATCTACCTCTCAGTATCACCAGAACGTTTCAGAGTGGACTACGGGACAGAGGACAAAAGACAGGTGTGCACATCTGGACTGACTGACCCCTGTGCACAGACAGAATCACACAACGAACACGCCACACAGCAATGGAGGGGGGGTAAGCTACACTCCGGTACAATCTGTGCATGCCTGAACTTGTCTCTAAGAAATGTCAGTGACTGTTTCTGAAATTGTCTGGATTTGCACCAGTTAAGCATTGCTGGATTTGTGTCTGTCCAATAGGTGTTGACTCTGCCAGGCCAACGCCCGCCCCCCTACGGAAGAAGAGGGGTAAAGGCCGCCGCTGGACCAGCAAGCCCACTGCCCACAGGAGAAGAACGGGCATCCCTGAAACTCCTCCCCCACCTATACCTGAGAAAGTGACCTGCGGTAAGACCCGCCTccatgtctttctctttctctctagtttcccttccatttctctttctctattttctttccatctctctctttaacccACTTGCTCATTCACCACACTCTCTCTGGGTTCCTCTCTTGCCATTATACATgtgtctgagtctctctctctctggcttacATCCATTTTCTATATCACTTCTAATGAGAAGCTGTAAGCACCATCACCCCAACAGCCCTTAACAGTGATGATACTAAAAATCTCTGCCATATCAGAATGTCCCAGTCACCACCTTGTCTCACCAGTAAGTTTAAACTTAAAATACCCATATCAAACAACCTTAAATCCAGCCAGTGCCGTGTTCATGTCCTCACATAAGATAACGACTTCAGTTTGCTCCCTCTGCTCAGCTTATACCCTGACCATAAGTTGACTGTCCCACCCTTGCTGGTTTGAGAATGGTTTGCATGGGCCTCCTGGGAGATCAATACTATCCTGCAGGCATGTTGGACTGAGTGTGCTGTAACAATACTGTCAGAGCAGAGCATGTGTGAATGAGTGACCGCTCATCagtaaatacaacccatactGACTGGCTGTGTTTGACCTGACTTAACCCCTCAACCTGGTCATCATATGCTCTCTGTGGTGGTCAAACTGTCTCACACTCAATCATTATCACCAGGGTTTCAGACAGCGTTTTACACACTCCCGGGGTCTTTGATTGTGTGCTTCCTGCCACACTAACATCCTCACAATGGAGGGATTCTGTAGACGTCCACACAAGGATAGTCTGCTTGCACGGCCAAGCAAAAAACAACAACCTGAAACGGAATGAAATGAAATCTATCTGTTCTGTTTCATGATGACCTTAGCACAGAGGGGAATTGGGTTGGCTCGCCTACAACTTCCATCTATCAAATATACTATGCCTATGTCAGCCATTGTCTTCACCATTACCCACTAGTGTCGCAAACTAAATAAGCATCCAGCCTTATTACTTGCTTTTTACCTATCCTGGCCATTCTGATAAAGGGGAGGAAACAATGGAAGGAAGCCTCTTTAGGCTATTGAGATGTACCCTGAGAGGAATTCACACACCCAATGCACAGCAGTGTGAGTCAGCGTTTCTGTCTGAGCTCCACACATCACAGCAGGCTTCGTGTAGTAGTAGGACATGGCATTTCAATGTGGCATTCAACCTTAAACTCACAAGTGTGTTATGTTTCAATGGGACGTTTCTGCGTCAACCCACAAGCTCATTAAACAGAGCAATTTAGTCTGTTCTGTGCAGACAAAAATAATGTTACGCTGTCTTGCTCTTTTGTGACAATACTTGTGTGGAAAATGTATGCTTTAGACCTACATACTATAGCTGCCACACATGGTTGGAATGCTGCCTCGTAATAACTAGCCTGTGGTCCAGACTGAGGCCCAGGGGAAGGACAGTTAGAGTGTAGAAGACAGTAAACCACCTGTCTTTCACTTATACGTCTGCTATACACTTGTCAGCCGAGCTTG harbors:
- the LOC139422372 gene encoding DNA-binding death effector domain-containing protein 2-like, with the translated sequence MATMRRPRYSLRDSLYWDETECLTYYGMLSLHEMFEVVGSQLTETDVEVLSFLLDETYPAGGHPLDPAGWTSEPGEEDPEASKGVSPSPVLLEAWRRLQPKVPALACPTAARHKPKSGLELLLELERRGYLSEGNLEPLLQLLRVLTRHDLLPLVSRKKRRTVSPERFRVDYGTEDKRQVCTSGLTDPCAQTESHNEHATQQWRGGVDSARPTPAPLRKKRGKGRRWTSKPTAHRRRTGIPETPPPPIPEKVTCDIRLRVRAEYWEHESALRGSVSSDKQQPLERQFELFSRATSVLRARDLGSIICDIKFSELDNLEAFWGDYLSGALLEALKGVFITDSLRRAAGSEGVRLLISVDQDDYEEGRRLLLDAQEQQAGCWGRDRS